One part of the Armatimonadota bacterium genome encodes these proteins:
- the argJ gene encoding bifunctional glutamate N-acetyltransferase/amino-acid acetyltransferase ArgJ, producing MPDFPYQTKAVTYPRGFRAAGARGGLKEAGPDVALIVADAPCAAAAVFTTNLVVAAPVVVSREHLSRGPIRAVAVNSGCANAVTGEQGFADARRMAAIAADAVGCAPEQILVCSTGVIGHPLPLDKVETGICAAAAALVSEDDADAAKAIMTTDTRPKTVTADVPLSGGVSARIGGMCKGSGMIAPNMATMLGFMTTDAAIDAGALQRALSHAVRHTFNAVTVDGDTSTNDTLLLMASGAAGNQTIVAGTEDFEVFQNVLTAACDSLARQIAWDGEGATKLVIVDVRGAGSEAGAVRIARTIAESPLTKTALFGNDPNWGRVLAAAGRAGVPFDPSKAELRIGSVTLLRDGEPTDFDAAHASAQIARDEVEIVLNLHGGPGRAVMYTCDFSYDYVRINAEYHT from the coding sequence ATGCCAGACTTCCCATATCAAACCAAAGCCGTCACTTATCCGCGGGGCTTTCGCGCCGCCGGGGCCAGGGGCGGGCTCAAAGAGGCCGGGCCGGACGTGGCCCTGATAGTCGCCGATGCGCCGTGCGCCGCGGCCGCGGTATTCACTACAAACCTTGTTGTGGCAGCGCCGGTTGTCGTCAGCCGCGAGCATCTTTCCCGCGGACCGATCAGGGCGGTGGCTGTCAACAGCGGATGCGCGAACGCTGTTACGGGCGAACAGGGCTTCGCGGATGCGCGCCGAATGGCTGCGATTGCAGCGGACGCCGTGGGCTGTGCGCCGGAGCAGATACTGGTCTGCTCGACCGGTGTCATCGGACACCCGCTGCCGCTGGACAAGGTCGAAACGGGGATCTGCGCCGCCGCCGCGGCCTTGGTGAGCGAAGATGACGCTGATGCCGCGAAGGCCATCATGACAACTGATACCCGTCCGAAGACGGTTACGGCGGACGTCCCTTTGTCCGGGGGCGTCAGCGCGCGCATCGGAGGCATGTGCAAGGGCAGCGGGATGATCGCGCCCAATATGGCGACTATGCTCGGGTTTATGACCACGGACGCCGCCATCGATGCGGGCGCCCTACAGAGAGCCCTCTCGCACGCGGTGCGGCACACCTTCAACGCTGTGACCGTGGATGGTGACACCAGCACGAATGACACGCTCCTGTTGATGGCGTCCGGGGCAGCGGGAAATCAGACCATCGTCGCCGGCACGGAGGACTTTGAGGTCTTCCAGAATGTGCTCACCGCCGCCTGCGATTCGCTGGCCAGGCAGATCGCGTGGGACGGTGAAGGCGCCACCAAACTCGTCATCGTCGACGTTCGAGGCGCCGGGAGCGAAGCGGGCGCCGTTCGCATCGCCCGCACGATCGCCGAATCACCGCTCACCAAGACGGCGCTCTTCGGAAACGACCCGAACTGGGGACGCGTACTGGCCGCCGCCGGACGGGCCGGCGTGCCATTCGACCCGTCGAAGGCCGAATTGCGCATCGGCAGCGTGACCCTCCTTCGCGATGGCGAGCCGACGGATTTCGATGCGGCCCACGCCAGTGCCCAGATTGCCCGCGACGAGGTCGAGATCGTTCTGAACCTCCACGGGGGACCCGGCCGGGCGGTGATGTACACGTGCGACTTCAGTTACGACTACGTGCGGATCAACGCCGAATACCACACCTGA
- the argC gene encoding N-acetyl-gamma-glutamyl-phosphate reductase: MDSDTPRPVRVGIVGATGYAGIELVRLLHNHPGVQITFLGSNSANGKQLGDVFTHLDVTSAVMPLKAFDPSRHADVADVFFLALANGKAMEIAPGLLAQGKRVIDISADYRIRSQSVYEKWYKIKHTSPELLPQAVYGLAEIYGTKIRQAQLVANPGCYTTTSILALAPALACKAVDPQSIIVDAMSGVSGAGRSKATTEYLFTELNGNAKAYGIATHRHTPEIEQELTTVCGCEVRLTFTPHLAPMTRGILATCYATLSGHETLDSLHAFYEEFYADAPFVDVVPMGRYPSVMDVAGSNMCRIGIATDPRTNRLIVISATDNLIKGAGGQAVQNFNIMVGYPETTNLPRIALYP, translated from the coding sequence ATGGATTCAGATACACCCCGACCGGTGCGGGTGGGGATAGTTGGAGCGACCGGCTATGCCGGAATTGAACTGGTTCGCCTGCTGCACAACCACCCGGGTGTGCAAATCACATTTCTGGGATCGAACAGCGCGAACGGTAAGCAGCTCGGCGACGTATTCACGCATCTGGACGTAACCTCCGCCGTGATGCCGCTGAAGGCATTTGACCCGAGCCGGCACGCGGACGTTGCGGACGTCTTCTTCCTGGCGCTGGCAAATGGAAAAGCGATGGAGATCGCGCCGGGCCTCCTGGCGCAGGGCAAGCGCGTGATAGACATCTCCGCTGACTACCGCATCCGCTCGCAGTCCGTCTACGAGAAGTGGTACAAGATCAAGCACACTTCCCCGGAACTGCTGCCCCAGGCGGTCTACGGGCTTGCCGAGATTTATGGCACGAAGATACGCCAGGCCCAGCTCGTGGCTAATCCGGGCTGTTATACGACAACCTCAATCCTGGCGCTTGCCCCCGCGCTTGCCTGCAAGGCGGTCGATCCGCAAAGCATCATCGTGGATGCGATGAGCGGGGTCTCCGGGGCCGGACGTTCCAAAGCGACGACGGAGTACCTCTTCACCGAGCTCAACGGGAACGCGAAAGCCTATGGTATTGCCACCCATCGGCATACGCCTGAGATCGAGCAGGAACTGACCACAGTCTGCGGGTGCGAGGTGCGCCTCACGTTCACACCGCATCTGGCGCCGATGACGCGCGGCATTCTCGCCACGTGCTACGCAACCCTCAGCGGCCACGAGACCCTCGACAGCCTGCACGCATTCTACGAGGAGTTCTACGCGGACGCGCCGTTCGTGGACGTCGTTCCGATGGGCCGATACCCATCGGTGATGGATGTGGCCGGTTCCAACATGTGCCGGATCGGCATCGCCACCGATCCCCGAACCAATCGCCTGATCGTCATCTCCGCGACAGACAACCTGATAAAGGGCGCCGGCGGACAGGCCGTCCAGAATTTCAACATCATGGTCGGCTATCCCGAGACCACAAACCTTCCCAGAATTGCACTTTACCCATAG